Part of the Meiothermus cerbereus DSM 11376 genome, GAGGGCTTCGTAACCACCCAGCTCTCGGTAGCGCTGCGGCTCAATCACGTGTACAAACACCACCGAGGCCAGGATCCGCTTGGCCAGGGCCAGCCCCACGGCTGCAGCTTGTTCGCTGGGAGGTGAGCCGTCAATCGGAAGAAGTATGCGCTTATACATCCGTACCTCCTGAGATGGTCTTCTGAATCCCTCAACCTACAGCCAGCAAGGGGCTCTGACATCTTTACCTTAGCTTTTGCTGTGGTAATTGCCAAGGGTTTTCAGTCCCTGTCAGGGCCCAAAGAATCTGCTAGGTTGGCTGGGTCAAAACTTGCTGGTAGGTGTGTTGTCACTGGTGTAGGCTGCAGGTTTGTGGTGGAGAGCCCGGAGTAGGCTGCGCTAAAAGCATAGCTGCGCCATCTGAATTGTCCTCGCCCCCAGATAGCCGCAGAGCTTGCCATGCCGAGTTTCAAAATCGCAGGACTGCTCATGAGCAACGCCATGCGCCCCCGCCCAAGGATGGTTCCCCGGATCGCCAGGAGGCCAGGGCCCGGCTGCGCCAGGCCGCCCAGCGTTTTGACCAGGAAAGCCTGAACTGGGTCCAGCAGCACCCCAACGAAACTTTGTTGCTGGCCTTGCTGGTGGGTTGGCTGCTGGCCCGCTATCCCCGACTGCGACGGGTGTTGGGACGGCTACTGGCAGACTGCCCTGCCCGCTAACAAGCCAGCCACAGCCGGGTGCCTTCGCGCCAAACAGGGCTGCCCAACTCCGTTGAAAGCATCTGCAGCCGCTCGAGGATGGCCTCTCGGTCAGGGCCAGTGGCCAGGTTGACCTGGCAGTTGTCGATCTGCAGGGGCAGCAGCTCCACTTCGCCGATGCGGTGGTTTTGGATGTGAAGCCGGTACAAAAGACCCCAGTCGTTGCGCAAAACCGGGTCTACCGCGTAGTCGTCCACAAACTCGCCGCAGTCGTAGAGAATGGGCTTGCCACGGTAAACCTCGATGCCCTGGCAGACGTGTGCGCTGTGCATCGGCCCCGGCCTCCATCACCGCCCTGGCAAAGGCGCGAAACAGAGGCGGCGGGCGCAGGCGCATATTGGGCCCCCAGTGCGCCGAAACCATCACCAGCCCGGCGTGCTGTAGCTCCTGGGCCACATAGCGGTTGCGCGGGCTGTGCCGGCTGCTGCCGCTGCCGTGGGCAAACACCACCACCCCACTGGCCCCCGGGGGGATACAGAGATCGCCCGCCAGCACGGCAACAGAACCAAGGGGGATAAAAACCGGTTCGCTTGGGAAGGTTTGCGGCGGCGTCATGGTCAACCTCGCTCATCAGCCTGGGTAGGCGCTTCTTCCAGATAAGACTGAACCCGGCCAATTACCAGGGCGTTACCAGCGGTTGAGGGGGCAGAAAAAATCACCTGACCCCTATACTTGAGCAAGGTGAATCATGGCAGGCCGATCCGACATCAAAAACATGGCCTTGTTCTGCGATTTTGAGAACATTGCCCTGGGGGTGCGGGAAGCCAAGTACCCCCGCTTCGACATCCAGAAAATCCTCGAGCGGCTCTTGCTAAAGGGCAGCATTGTGGTCCGCAAGGCCTATTGCGACTGGGAGCGCTACAAGGAGTTCAAAGCCACCATGCACGAGGCGGGCTTTGAGCTGATCGAGATTCCCCACACCCGTCTCTCGGGCAAAAACTCCGCCGACATCCGCCTGGTGGTAGACGCCCTCGACCTTTGCTACACCAAGTCGCACGTGGACACCTTTGTCATCATCAGCGGGGACTCCGACTTCTCGCCGCTGGTTTCCAAGTTGCGGGAAAACAACCGGCTGGTCATCGGGGTGGGGGTTAGGAAATCCACCTCCGACCTGCTGACCGCGGCCTGCGACGAGTTCATCTTCTACGACGACCTGGTGCAAGAGGAGCTGGCCCAAAAACGGGTTGCCAAACCCAGCAAGGCAGCGTCCAAAGGCAAAACCACCGAAACGCCGCAGGATAAACAACAGGAGGCCCTCGAGCTGGTGGTCGAGACCCTTCTGGCCCTACAGGCCGAGCGCGGTGGGGAGGAGCGCATCCTGAGTTCGCTGGTCAAGCAGACCCTCAAGCGGCGCAAACCGGGCTTCAACGAGGCCTCCTACGGCTTCCGCTCCTTTAGCGCCCTGCTGGAGGAAGCTCAGCGCCGGGGGCTTTTGCGCCTCGAGCGCGACGAGCGCTCGGGGGGCTATATTGTGTACCCTCGAGGTGAGTAAGGCCCCCAATTGGGGCCCTGGGAAAAGCGCACAATAGAGCCATGCTGCGCGACCTTCGTAGCGATTACACCTACGGCACCTTAAGCGAGCAGGACGCCGACCCCAACCCCTTCCGGCAGCTAGAGCGCTGGCTGGCCGAGGCCATCGAGACCCACCTCTACGAGCCCCACGGCATGACCCTCTCCACCGTGGGGGCCAATGGCCGCCCCAGCAGCCGGGTGGTGCTGCTGCGGGGCTTGGACGATAGCGGCCTGGTGTTTTTTAGCAACTACCACAGCCGCAAAGGAAGGGAGCTCGAGGCCAATCCCTGGGCCTGCCTCAACTTCTGGTGGCCCCCGCTGGAGCGTCAGGTGCGCGTCGAGGGGCAGGTCGAGCAGGTCGAGCCCCAGCTCTCCGACGAGTACTTTGCCAGCCGCCCCTATGACAGCCAGATTGGGGCCGCGGCCAGCCCCCAGAGCGAAGTGATTGCCAGCCGGGAGGTACTCGAGCAGCGCATCGCCGAGCTCAAGGCCCGCTACCCCGAAACCGTACCCCGCCCGGCCCACTGGGGGGGCTACCGCCTGAAGCCCGACACCTTCGAGTTCTGGCAAGGCCGCCCCAGCCGCCTGCACGACCGGCTGGTCTACCGCCTGCAGCCGGACGGGGAGTGGAAAATAGAACGGCTGGCCCCCTGAGGCGGTGAGGCCTGAACTCCCCCAGGGGTGAGCAGCCCGCACGTCGTACCGGCTTCAGGCTACCAGTACAGGCCCAGGCCCAGTTCGTGCAAAGCCTGATGTCGGGCTTTGTAGTCGGGCATGATCTGCTCAACCAGGGCCCAGAAGCGGGGGCTGTGGTTGAGCACCTTCAGGTGGGCCATCTCGTGCACCACAACATAGTCCAGCACCCGCAGGGGCAGCATGACCAGCCGCCAGTTAAAGCGCAGCTCGCCTTTGGCATTACAGCTTCCCCAGCGCTTTTTCTGGTTGCGGATGAGCACCCTGGGCATGGGCCAGCCCAGCTCATCAGCGTAGCGCTGAACCCGCCGGGTAACCACCTCCTCCGCGCGAACCCTGTACCAGTTTTCCAGCATCTCGCGCACCTCTTCGCCGTGCGCGTTTGGATTCCCGGCCTGCACAAGCAAAACATTGCCTTTGAGGGCCACCGCGGCCTGGCTTCTGAGCCTGGGCAAGAAGTCGAATAGCTCGGGCTGAAAGTGGGAATCTGAACGGTGCTTGCCTCCAGCCACAGGTTCAGTCTGCACCTGTAGGCTAACCCGGCGGCCCAGGTACAGGAATTCTTCCCCACTGACAAATCGCTTTCGCGGCTCCAGGCGGCTCTTAAACTCGGTGTATTTTTCAGCAATCCAGCGGGCTTTGGTATTGACCAGAGCAACGATCTGCTCCAGGGGCATGCGTTTGGGCGCAGCAACCCGCACCCCTTGAACTTCAATGGTAATACCCACCGTCCGGCGGCGGGCACTGCGGCGGATGGCATAGGGGATGCTTTTGTTCTGGTAGTACAGGGTGGCTTTTTCTGTTCCTGACATCCGGGTTTAATCCTATCCAGAACGAGCAAATCAAATGGTGAGATGAGGGCTTGTAAACTTATACCGGATTCAAAAAGATAATCTTCAAATAAAAAGCGCTAATAGGCTATCTTTTTGAATCCTAGAGCACACCCCTCGCTGCGCTCGGCGAAGAAAGCGTATCCCTTCGGTCGGGTTAGTTCGACACCGTTCGGTGACGAACTAACCGAATCTGGTATTAGCCATCGCTTTATTCATGCAAGCATTTTTGTTTATATACAGAATCCACTCTTAATACTTCGATTTGTTGCCGTTTTCACAATTATGCCCCAGCAGGCTGCCATCAAGCCCATCCACAGACAACATGGGCTGTTGGGCAGGTAAAGTGCTAAATGGCCTCGAGCATCTGGGCTCTGGCTTTTTCCTGCTCGAGGGTCTTCCGATCTGCATCCCATCCCAATTCACAGCCCATCAGTTCGGCCACCCGTGGTATGGCCGCCAGTGCCGCTGAAGCATCGAGAAAGGCCAGACGGGTACGGCGGGCCAGCACGTCGAGGGGGGTCTGGGCCATCTCGTAACGGGCGGCATAAATGACCTCGGCCTCGAGGTAGGGCCACTCCTGCGCCAGCCGATGGTCGTAACCCTGTGCCGCAATCTGGGTCACCAGCGGGGCACGGGAGCCATAGGCCTGGTGGAGGTGCTGGGCAATATCCGGGGGAAAGCCCATCTGCTTTAGCTTTTTGGCTCCATCTGGCACAAAACCCTGCCCCCCCAGAAGCGGGATTTTTTCGGTGTGGGAAGGGCCGGCCTGCAGGCCAAACTGCCCCACGGCATAGTTCACCAGGTCCAGTGCCATCTTGCGGTAGGTGGTCCACTTGCCGCCGGTGAGGGTCAGTAGCCCCGAAGGGCTTTGCTGAATCAGGTGGTCGCGGGCCAGTCGGGCGGTGTCGGCCTCGGGGCGCGAGACCAAAGGGCGCAGCCCCGACCAGCTGGCCCGCACGGCTTCCCTTGGAATCTCCCCCAGGTAGGGCTTAACCTGCCTGAGCACGTAGCCGATCTCCTCTTCACTCACCCTGGGGTGGTCTACGATTGGGGCAGGGTCGTCGGTAGTACCCACCAGGGTTGCACCCTGCCACGGCAGCACGAACACCACCCGCCCATCCTCGGTTCTGGGAATCAGCAGGCCGGTATCGGAGGGGCTATATTTTTTGTCCAGCACGATGTGAATTCCCGAACTGGCCTTCAGCAAAGGCGGTGTGCTGGGGTCGTCCATACGCCTGATGGTGTCGGAAAAAGGACCGGTGGCGTTGACCACCACCTTGGCGACCACCTCCACTTCGCCACCGCCCACTCGGTCTTGCACCACAACGCCCGCCAGTCGGCCATTTTGCTTGTGCAGGGCTGTTACCTGGGCGTGGTTGAGCACCACCGCCCCTTGCTGGGCAGCAGTAAGAACCAGCTCCACGTTGTAGCGGGCATCGTCGAACTGTCCATCCTGGTAGGCCACCGCACCTTTGAGACCTTTGGGGTTAACCGCAGGAAAGCGCTCCAGGGTACCTTGGGCGTTGATGAACTGCGCGGGCTCGAGACGGGCTCGACCGGCCAACAGGTCGTACAGCTTCAGTCCGGTGTAGTAGTAAGGCACTTCCCAGACCCTATACAAAGGGGTCAGAAGCCATAGGGGACGGGCCAGGTGGGGTGCATTCTTGAGCATGATGGCCCGCTCATGCAGGGCATCGCGCACCAGGTTGAGCTGCACTTTGTCAAAGGTCTTGACGGCAAGTTCCAGGTAGCGCACCCCCCCGTGAATCAGCTTGGTGCTGCGGCTCGAGGTGCCCTCGGAAAAATCGTAGCGCTCCACCAGGGCGGTTTTCAGACCCCGGCTCGCAGCTTCAAGGACCACCCCTGCCCCGGTGGCACCCCCACCGATTACCAATAGGTCGAAGGTTTCCGAGGCAAGCGTTTTTAGCAGTTCGGTGCGTTCCATAGCTCTACCCAATAGCCTAAGCTCTACCCAATAGCCTAACCCAGGCAGCAGAAGGCCACCAAGAGCCATTGGTCTGTGCGCGGCCAGGTTTTTACACCAATAACTGACCACCAAAAGCCCAGCACAGGGAAATCCAGCCGCTGCCTCAGCCTTCAGCCATCAGGCTGGAGTTGGCAAACACCTGTCCAATTACCTCTTCGATGGCGGGCTCCCGCACTTCCAAGTCGTCTATGGGTAGCTCCTGCAACATCCGGCCCACCAGGGGCACCAGGTCTTCTCTGCGAAGCAAAAGCCGGGCCTCGAGCCCCTCCCAGGCCCGCACCTCGCCAAACTGCTCCAGCCGCGCCCTGGCTATAGGCTGCCCCAGCTGCAGGCGCACCTCGCGGTATGGGGCGAAGCGCTTGAGCAGCCCCTCCAGCCCCCCATCGTAGATCAGACCCCCCCGGTGAATCATCAAAACCCGCTCACATAGGGCGGTGATGTCGGCCATGTAGTGGCTGGTGAGCAGGATGGTGGCCTGGTAGCGCTGGTTGTAGGCGCGCAAAAACTCCCGCACCGCCACCTGGGCGTTGACGTCCAGCCCCAGGGTGGGCTCGTCCAGAAACAAAACCTGGGGCCGGTGCAAAAGCGCCGCCAGCAGTTCGGCCTTCATGCGCTCGCCCAGGCTCAGCTTGCGTACTGGCTGGTTCAGTTTTCCCTCCAGCGAAAGCATCTCGCTCAGCTCGGCCACGCGCTTTTTGAACTCGGGCTCGGGAATTTCGTACACCGCAGCGTTCACCCGAAAGCTGTCGGCTGCCGGCAGATCCCAGATGAGCTGCTGCTTGTTGCCCATTACCAGGGTGATCTTGCGCAAGAAAGCATACTCTCGCTTGAAGGGCTGGTGTCCAGCCACTTCTACCCGCCCCACACTGGGGTAGATCAGGCCCGACAAGAGCTTGAGGGTGGTGGTTTTGCCAGCCCCATTGGGCCCTAAAAAGCCCACCACTTCGCCCGGTGCAATCTGAAACGATACGTCTCTAACCGCCTCTACCTGCCGGTATTTGCGCTTAAAAAAGTGCCGGATGGTGCCCACAAAACCGGGCTCTTTGAGGGCCACCGGATAAAACTTGGAGAGGTTTTCGGCCCGAATTTGGCTCACCTGAAGCAGTATAGTCCGACAAAAAGTGTCGCGTAACCATCCAGTCAGCCCCATGGGCTTGTAATCAAGCGGTAATGCCTGGGCGGTAGGGTGGTGGATGAAGCGGGGGGTTCTTCGGGTATGGCTAGACAGGAGGTCAGCATGAGGCCCTTTAAAGACCGCAGCCAGGCTGGTGAGCTGCTGGCCGAGCGGCTGGTGGAGCTGGGGTATGATCAACAACCCAACCTGCTGGTATTTGGCCTGCCTCGAGGGGGTGTTCCGGTGGCCTTTCAGGTGGCCCGCCGACTAGGAGCGCCCCTCGAGGTCTGGGTGGTGCGCAAGCTGGGTACACCCGGCCACGAAGAGCTAGCCATGGGGGCCATTGCCTCGGGCGGAGGGCGGGTGCTCAACCAGGAGATTGTGGACAGTTTGCAGATTTCAGCCCAGGCCATCGCCGCTGTCGAACAGCAGGAGCTGGCCGAGCTAGAGCGCCGCGAGCGGCTGTACCGCGGTCAGCGGCCTTTCCCTGACCTGAGCGGCAAGACGGTTTTGCTGGTGGACGATGGGCTGGCTACCGGGGCCACCATGAAAGCCGCCATTGCCGCGGCCCGGCAAAAAAAGCCCGCCCGGCTGGTGGTGGCCGTGCCTGTAGCGCCGCCCGATACGGTGGCGGAAATTCAGGCCCTAGTGGACGAGGTGGTCTGCCTGATCACCCCGCCTTTTTTCCAGGCGGTGGGCCTGTGGTACGAACACTTTCCCCAGATCTCCGACGAGGAAGTGCTGGCCTTGCTGCAAGCCGCCCGCCCGTCCGGTGCTTCGGCCAGGCCAGCCCCTTTTGATGCAGGGTAAAGGTAGATGTCGGCCTGCTCCTTGCTCAGCATCCGGATGGGCGCGCCCGGATGGGGTCTGGATGCGGATCAGGGTACGGGCAGGGCCTCCGGCAAACTTGCGGGCGGAGGCTACACCTCCGGGGTTACCTGCTCGGGGTGGGGCTTTGCGCTTTTGAGCTGGCTGATCAGGGTCGCGGCTATGATCAGGCCGGCCCCCACCAACCCCTGCAATCCCAGCCGCTCGCCCAGCAGAACGTAGGCGAAGGCTGCTGCATACACGGGCTCGAGGGTAAAAATCACCGCGGCCTGGGGCGCCGGAACCATGCGCTGTCCCAGGGCCTGTAGCCAGATGCACAGCGCCGAGGCCACCAGACCCAGGTACAAGAGCGAAAAGTAGGGAAAGCTAGCAGCGTTCCAGACAGGCCCCTCCCAGAGCATCCAGACCAGCGACAAAAGGGTAACGGCAAGCATCTGAACACCCGTCAGCGAAAGGGTCGAAAAGCGCTGGGCGAAGTGCTCCAGGCGCCAGATATACACCGCATACGACAGGGCAGTTCCCAGCGTCCAGGCATCGCCCAGGTTGGGCGGCGAGCCATCGTAGGACAGTAGCCCCACCCCCAAAATAGCCAGCCCCGCCGATAACCAGATGGGCCAACCCAGACGCCGCCCCAGCACCCCCAGCAGCATGGGCAGGGCCACCACGTACAGCGTGGTAATAAAGGCGCTGCGGCTGGCGGTGGTGTACTGCAGGCCCACAGTCTGGGTCAGATAGGCCACAAACAACACCCCCCCGAGCTCGAGGCCCGCTGCCCACAGCCTGGGGTCGCGCCGGAGCAAGAACGGCACAAAAACCAGCGTGGCAATGGCAAAGCGCACAAAGTTGATCTGTCCGGGCCCCAGGGTTTGCAGGCTGTCCTTCACCAGCACAAAGGTGCTGCCCCAGAACAGCGTGGCCAGGTTGAGATAAAGAAGTCCTAAAAGCTGAGCTCGGCGCACAGGGAAGAGTTTACCGACTTTCCGGAATGCACCCCAGCAGCCAGATTCAAGCGGCCCTTCCCAGCGGATGACCGCGGATGACCGCAGCAGGCCTCAAACCTCGTGCACCTCACGCAGCGAAAAGCGTTGAAGCCAGGGCTTGCGCTGGGCTTGCATCCCCGTGGGCACCACCTGAA contains:
- a CDS encoding CapA family protein, whose product is MHSAHVCQGIEVYRGKPILYDCGEFVDDYAVDPVLRNDWGLLYRLHIQNHRIGEVELLPLQIDNCQVNLATGPDREAILERLQMLSTELGSPVWREGTRLWLAC
- a CDS encoding NYN domain-containing protein; translated protein: MAGRSDIKNMALFCDFENIALGVREAKYPRFDIQKILERLLLKGSIVVRKAYCDWERYKEFKATMHEAGFELIEIPHTRLSGKNSADIRLVVDALDLCYTKSHVDTFVIISGDSDFSPLVSKLRENNRLVIGVGVRKSTSDLLTAACDEFIFYDDLVQEELAQKRVAKPSKAASKGKTTETPQDKQQEALELVVETLLALQAERGGEERILSSLVKQTLKRRKPGFNEASYGFRSFSALLEEAQRRGLLRLERDERSGGYIVYPRGE
- the pdxH gene encoding pyridoxamine 5'-phosphate oxidase, with the translated sequence MLRDLRSDYTYGTLSEQDADPNPFRQLERWLAEAIETHLYEPHGMTLSTVGANGRPSSRVVLLRGLDDSGLVFFSNYHSRKGRELEANPWACLNFWWPPLERQVRVEGQVEQVEPQLSDEYFASRPYDSQIGAAASPQSEVIASREVLEQRIAELKARYPETVPRPAHWGGYRLKPDTFEFWQGRPSRLHDRLVYRLQPDGEWKIERLAP
- a CDS encoding M48 family metallopeptidase encodes the protein MSGTEKATLYYQNKSIPYAIRRSARRRTVGITIEVQGVRVAAPKRMPLEQIVALVNTKARWIAEKYTEFKSRLEPRKRFVSGEEFLYLGRRVSLQVQTEPVAGGKHRSDSHFQPELFDFLPRLRSQAAVALKGNVLLVQAGNPNAHGEEVREMLENWYRVRAEEVVTRRVQRYADELGWPMPRVLIRNQKKRWGSCNAKGELRFNWRLVMLPLRVLDYVVVHEMAHLKVLNHSPRFWALVEQIMPDYKARHQALHELGLGLYW
- a CDS encoding glycerol-3-phosphate dehydrogenase/oxidase; this encodes MERTELLKTLASETFDLLVIGGGATGAGVVLEAASRGLKTALVERYDFSEGTSSRSTKLIHGGVRYLELAVKTFDKVQLNLVRDALHERAIMLKNAPHLARPLWLLTPLYRVWEVPYYYTGLKLYDLLAGRARLEPAQFINAQGTLERFPAVNPKGLKGAVAYQDGQFDDARYNVELVLTAAQQGAVVLNHAQVTALHKQNGRLAGVVVQDRVGGGEVEVVAKVVVNATGPFSDTIRRMDDPSTPPLLKASSGIHIVLDKKYSPSDTGLLIPRTEDGRVVFVLPWQGATLVGTTDDPAPIVDHPRVSEEEIGYVLRQVKPYLGEIPREAVRASWSGLRPLVSRPEADTARLARDHLIQQSPSGLLTLTGGKWTTYRKMALDLVNYAVGQFGLQAGPSHTEKIPLLGGQGFVPDGAKKLKQMGFPPDIAQHLHQAYGSRAPLVTQIAAQGYDHRLAQEWPYLEAEVIYAARYEMAQTPLDVLARRTRLAFLDASAALAAIPRVAELMGCELGWDADRKTLEQEKARAQMLEAI
- a CDS encoding ABC transporter ATP-binding protein yields the protein MSQIRAENLSKFYPVALKEPGFVGTIRHFFKRKYRQVEAVRDVSFQIAPGEVVGFLGPNGAGKTTTLKLLSGLIYPSVGRVEVAGHQPFKREYAFLRKITLVMGNKQQLIWDLPAADSFRVNAAVYEIPEPEFKKRVAELSEMLSLEGKLNQPVRKLSLGERMKAELLAALLHRPQVLFLDEPTLGLDVNAQVAVREFLRAYNQRYQATILLTSHYMADITALCERVLMIHRGGLIYDGGLEGLLKRFAPYREVRLQLGQPIARARLEQFGEVRAWEGLEARLLLRREDLVPLVGRMLQELPIDDLEVREPAIEEVIGQVFANSSLMAEG
- a CDS encoding phosphoribosyltransferase — its product is MRPFKDRSQAGELLAERLVELGYDQQPNLLVFGLPRGGVPVAFQVARRLGAPLEVWVVRKLGTPGHEELAMGAIASGGGRVLNQEIVDSLQISAQAIAAVEQQELAELERRERLYRGQRPFPDLSGKTVLLVDDGLATGATMKAAIAAARQKKPARLVVAVPVAPPDTVAEIQALVDEVVCLITPPFFQAVGLWYEHFPQISDEEVLALLQAARPSGASARPAPFDAG
- a CDS encoding DMT family transporter, whose product is MRRAQLLGLLYLNLATLFWGSTFVLVKDSLQTLGPGQINFVRFAIATLVFVPFLLRRDPRLWAAGLELGGVLFVAYLTQTVGLQYTTASRSAFITTLYVVALPMLLGVLGRRLGWPIWLSAGLAILGVGLLSYDGSPPNLGDAWTLGTALSYAVYIWRLEHFAQRFSTLSLTGVQMLAVTLLSLVWMLWEGPVWNAASFPYFSLLYLGLVASALCIWLQALGQRMVPAPQAAVIFTLEPVYAAAFAYVLLGERLGLQGLVGAGLIIAATLISQLKSAKPHPEQVTPEV